Proteins encoded by one window of Primulina huaijiensis isolate GDHJ02 chromosome 1, ASM1229523v2, whole genome shotgun sequence:
- the LOC140977220 gene encoding uncharacterized protein yields the protein MSKRILKIAFFLPTPISSSFQCCYRFLSTDYNLQGLIGPQEIGVSEASTNSPAQNLSAQDFSFLRDSISEAKLEDFESRKCSKDAFSIISALKNYSDQLGEKSQKFLRQFREKLDENLVVDVLTNVRNSELGVKFFMWAGRQIGYTHTSAVYDALLELLGCNKNDDRVPDYFLLELKDDDREVLGTLLNVLIRKCCHNGMWNLALQELGRLKDFGFKPSRLTYNALIRVFLDAGKLDSAFLLYREMSHSGFKMHIDILGRFVYILCKMGKWRDALNLIDEEEVVPDTMIYTKMIMGLCEGSLFEEAMEFLNRMRADACVPNVVTYKILLCGCLNKGKLGRCKRILSMMITEGCYPSPKIFCSLVYAYCKSGDHAYAYKLLKKMDDCDFKPGYLVYNILIGNICGTEKLPSPEVFDLAEKAYSEMVDSGIVLNRVNVSNFARCLCEVGKPEKAYGVISEMVRNGFIVEAGTYNKIIGFLCDCSKVDKAFLLFQEMKKNGTVPNVHTYSILIDRFCKAGLIQQAHRWFDEMMREGCSPNVVTYTAIIHAYLKARKISKANELFELMLSQGCPPNIVTFTALIDGYCKAGDLLKACAIYEKMRGNGDAHDLHLYFEIADDKSKEPNVMTYGALIDGLCKAHRVGEARNLLDTMITSDCEPNEVVYDALIDGFCKVGKLDEAQEVFAKMSEHGYSPNVYTYSSLIDRLFKDKRLDLALKVLAKMLECSCPPNVVTYTEMIDGLCKVGKTDEAYKLMLMMEEKGCNPNVVTYTAMIDGFGKAGKIDRSLELVQEMVGKGCAPNYITYRVLINHCCGADRLDEAYQLLQEMKQIYWPSYMANYHKVVEGYSKELILSLQLVDEIGKDDSTPLAPAYKILIDSFQKAGRMEIAFELLKEFKLFPISSSAAMNVYSSLIGSLCSSHRVDKAFELYADMIERGEIPELAVFVDLIKGLMKAGRWADALLLSESLCYMDVRWLSKEYALEVS from the exons ATGAGCAAAAGAATACTCAAAATTGCTTTCTTCTTGCCAACACCTATCTCCTCCTCATTCCAGTGCTGCTACAGATTCTTAAGCACTGATTATAATCTCCAAGGATTGATAGGCCCTCAAGAAATCGGCGTCTCTGAGGCAAGTACGAACTCTCCGGCCCAAAATCTTTCAGCTCAAGACTTTTCATTTTTAAGGGATTCCATTTCCGAAGCTAAACTCGAAGACTTTGAGTCGCGTAAGTGTTCAAAGGATGCGTTTTCAATAATATCtgcattaaaaaattatagtgATCAGTTGGGAGAGAAATCCCAGAAATTCTTGAGACAGTTTAGAGAGAAACTGGATGAGAACTTAGTGGTTGATGTTTTAACAAATGTTCGTAATTCGGAATTGGGTGTCAAATTTTTCATGTGGGCCGGCAGGCAAATAGGATATACTCATACTTCAGCTGTTTATGACGCTTTGCTAGAGCTGTTAGGTTGCAATAAGAACGACGACCGAGTTCCGGATTATTTTCTCCTTGAACTGAAGGACGATGACAGGGAAGTTCTTGGGACGTTGCTCAATGTGTTGATTCGCAAGTGTTGCCACAATGGGATGTGGAATTTGGCTTTACAGGAGTTGGGGAGACTCAAGGATTTTGGGTTCAAACCATCAAGATTGACTTACAATGCGTTGATCCGGGTGTTCTTGGATGCAGGCAAGTTGGATTCTGCTTTTCTGCTTTATAGGGAGATGTCTCATTCTGGTTTTAAGATGCACATTGATATTTTAGGCCGTTTTGTGTATATTTTGTGTAAAATGGGGAAATGGAGGGATGCCCTTAATTTAATCGATGAGGAAGAGGTCGTCCCCGATACCATGATTTATACAAAAATGATTATGGGGTTGTGCGAGGGTTCTCTTTTTGAAGAAGCTATGGAATTTTTGAATAGGATGCGGGCAGATGCGTGTGTTCCTAATGTTGTAACATACAAAATTTTACTTTGTGGATGCCTGAATAAGGGGAAGTTGGGAAGGTGTAAACGAATTCTTAGCATGATGATTACAGAAGGTTGTTATCCAAGTCCAAAAATTTTCTGTTCTCTTGTCTATGCCTACTGCAAATCTGGGGACCATGCCTATGCCTACAAATTGCTCAAGAAAATGGACGATTGCGATTTTAAACCTGGTTATCTTGTGTACAACATATTGATTGGAAATATTTGTGGCACCGAGAAATTGCCGAGTCCAGAAGTGTTCGATTTGGCTGAAAAAGCTTATAGTGAGATGGTTGATTCTGGAATAGTACTTAACAGAGTCAATGTTAGCAATTTTGCCCGTTGCCTTTGCGAGGTTGGGAAGCCTGAGAAAGCGTATGGTGTAATTTCTGAAATGGTGCGTAATGGATTCATAGTAGAAGCTGGCACATATAACAAAATCATTGGTTTTCTCTGTGATTGCTCAAAAGTAGACAAAGCTTTTTTACTATTTCAGGAAATGAAAAAGAATGGCACCGTCCCAAATGTCCACACTTACTCAATTTTGATCGACAGGTTCTGTAAAGCTGGCCTTATTCAGCAAGCTCATCGCTGGTTTGATGAGATGATGAGGGAGGGATGTAGTCCCAACGTGGTGACATATACTGCAATTATACATGCTTACCTTAAAGCAAGAAAAATATCCAAAGCAAATGAGTTATTTGAGCTGATGTTGTCACAAGGATGTCCCCCAAATATCGTCACTTTTACTGCTTTGATTGACGGGTACTGCAAAGCTGGAGATTTATTGAAGGCTTGTGCAATTTACGAAAAAATGAGGGGTAATGGAGACGCCCATGATTTACatctttattttgaaattgCTGATGACAAAAGTAAGGAGCCTAATGTTATGACATACGGAGCTTTGATTGATGGTTTATGCAAAGCGCACAGAGTTGGAGAGGCCCGCAATCTTTTGGATACCATGATAACCAGTGACTGTGAGCCTAATGAGGTTGTTTATGATGCACTTATTGATGGATTTTGCAAGGTTGGCAAGCTAGATGAAGCGCAGGAAGTATTTGCCAAGATGTCAGAACATGGATACAGTCCAAATGTTTATACCTACAGCTCCTTAATTGATAGATTGTTTAAAGATAAACGATTGGATCTTGCTTTAAAAGTATTGGCAAAAATGCTTGAGTGTTCCTGCCCTCCCAATGTTGTTACATACACAGAGATGATTGATGGTCTCTGTAAAGTTGGGAAGACAGATGAGGCATACAAACTGATGTTGATGATGGAGGAGAAGGGTTGTAATCCGAATGTTGTGACTTATACTGCCATGATAGATGGCTTTGGAAAGGCCGGTAAAATTGATAGAAGCCTTGAACTAGTCCAGGAGATGGTCGGCAAGGGATGTGCTcctaattacatcacctatagGGTTCTAATAAACCATTGTTGTGGTGCTGACCGTCTCGATGAGGCTTACCAACTTCTGCAGGAGATGAAACAAATATATTGGCCGAGTTACATGGCAAATTATCATAAGGTCGTGGAAGGCTATTCTAAGGAGTTGATACTGAGTCTTCAGTTAGTAGATGAAATTGGTAAAGATGATTCAACACCCCTTGCTCCGGCTTACAAAATTTTGATCGATAGCTTTCAGAAGGCTGGAAGAATGGAAATTGCTTTTGAGCTACTTAAAGAGTTTAAATTATTTCCAATCTCTTCATCCGCTGCAATGAATGTGTATTCTTCTTTAATTGGGAGCCTCTGTTCTTCACATAGAGTCGACAAAGCATTTGAGTTATATGCAGATATGATAGAAAGAGGAGAGATTCCTGAATTGGCTGTATTTGTTGATCTTATCAAAGGACTTATGAAAGCTGGCAGATGGGCTGATGCACTTCTACTCTCAGAAAGCTTGTGTTACATG GA